A region of Verrucomicrobiota bacterium DNA encodes the following proteins:
- a CDS encoding DUF4339 domain-containing protein → MGYEQWQWRLRESGKETGPFTFAELQRRFAAQEIDGNTEACPQKLFGGWQRLDFFFPVFKTASPLLTDSVQPQGSATLATELIERRSGWATFLRVVGCVNILVGLIGFVASDDNRIGGILLAIGLVGVIQSFFFAFLVDVFTDIRWFVKKIADERSPDA, encoded by the coding sequence GAGAGCGGTAAAGAAACTGGTCCGTTTACTTTCGCAGAATTGCAACGTCGCTTTGCGGCACAGGAAATCGACGGGAATACGGAAGCGTGTCCCCAAAAACTATTCGGTGGTTGGCAGCGATTAGACTTCTTTTTTCCAGTCTTCAAGACGGCGTCCCCGTTGCTCACCGACTCAGTGCAGCCGCAGGGATCTGCCACACTCGCGACGGAGTTAATCGAGAGACGTTCCGGTTGGGCGACATTTCTCCGAGTTGTGGGATGCGTCAACATTTTGGTCGGTTTGATTGGCTTTGTAGCCAGTGATGACAACCGGATCGGAGGAATTCTTTTGGCTATTGGATTGGTCGGGGTGATTCAGTCGTTCTTTTTTGCCTTCTTGGTTGATGTGTTTACCGACATTCGATGGTTCGTCAAAAAGATTGCAGATGAACGTTCACCTGATGCCTAA